The Prionailurus bengalensis isolate Pbe53 chromosome A3, Fcat_Pben_1.1_paternal_pri, whole genome shotgun sequence genome includes a window with the following:
- the LOC122497408 gene encoding LOW QUALITY PROTEIN: 60S ribosomal protein L36-like (The sequence of the model RefSeq protein was modified relative to this genomic sequence to represent the inferred CDS: inserted 1 base in 1 codon; substituted 1 base at 1 genomic stop codon), producing MALHYPMALGLTKGHKVTKNVSKPRHSHHHQSLTKHSKFQQHRILEVCSXAPYERPXSHGAMAMEPWRSMNQLKVSKDRLSLKFIKKRVGTHIPAKSKRDLLCKVLVAMQKVAGKKD from the exons ATGGCTCTGCACTATCCTATGGCCCTGGGCCTCACCAAGGGCCACAAGGTGACCAAGAACGTGAGCAAGCCGAGGCATAGCCACCATCACCAGAGCCTTACCAAGCACTCCAAGTTCCAGCAGCACAGGATCTTAGAGGTGTGCA AAGCCCCGTATGAGCGGCCATAGAGCCATGGAGCCATGGCCATGGAGCCATGGCGATCCATGAATCAGCTCAAGGTCTCCAAGGACAGGCTCTCTCTCAAGTTCATCAAGAAAAGGGTGGGGACACACATCCCTGCCAAGAGCAAGAGAGATTTGCTGTGCAAAGTCCTGGTGGCCATGCAGAAAGTTGCAGGTAAGAAGGACTGA